Genomic segment of Triticum aestivum cultivar Chinese Spring chromosome 6A, IWGSC CS RefSeq v2.1, whole genome shotgun sequence:
AGACAGATTCATGGCCTCCTGCTTGAACCTTGTCCCAAAAACAACGGTCACACCCTTGCCAAACACCTCCTCAGCTGACGATAATATATCGGACATTGGACTGCAGGGCCTTAGTTGGCCAAGTATGTTTTGTATATAAGGATCCATGGTCTTATCAAACTCCAATTACCAAATGGTACATACAGGAGTTGTTGCATAAAAGGAGGTACCATTGCCACCAGTGATCTTTAAAAGTGAGAAACTAAACTCATCACGTTAGGAGAATCCTCTAAACTTAATATAATAGGCTCACTTTATCACTAGAAACTTTTTAGTGATGACCAAATAACGAAAACACTTCGTTGAATGACGTGTTGTTAAAGAAAATAGCTGCGTCGCCCCCCTTCAAGACAGGAAACTATAGATAGGTACCTGAGGTGCCCTGCTGAGAGAAGAATTTGTCAACAATCAAGCACTTGAGCTTGCAAGAAAAAATATATGATGTCTATGCTATTATTGGGATAAAATGAATCAAAAAAGCAGCAGAATACGAGAAGGATTTCTTTTCTTAAAGGGTGTATACATTAGAGTGTACCTGCTTGGTAGGCATGAAATCACTGACAAAGAGTTGCCTAGCTCCGATGAGCTTGCAAGCAGAATTTGGAATTTCATAGAAGCGGGCATAGCTAGGGGTGAACCACGAGAAGTTAGAGCAATTAATGGGTAGGTATCGTAAACATCCTGAGTGTATCACGGCATTGAAGCAGAAGAAACAGAAATGTTTTCCTTTCTTTCGCATTTGATTTGCATGCCCCCTGTAGATTTGACCCGAAGCCAATGCCAGTCTTTTTTGCGATCAAATGCACTTGAGCTAGTCACTAAGTAAGGCGACAGCACCAAAAGATGTGCATGTGTCATTAGGCCATTGGATTACTCAACAAAAAGTGAAGTGCCAAACGATGAAGAAGAACACTTGAAACCAGGCACTGAACCCTAAATGCTGCGCCTGGCTAACCAGATAGATTACTTCTATCTGCTAGCTTGCCCTAAGAAAAACAACAGTTCCACAGATATCTCCAGTGCTTTTCTATTCGAAACACAAGGGCGCTAAGCAAAGAGAATTTCAATTAACGAACAGTAGGTGCTTTTTCTTCCTTGGCCCATCTCAGTGATATGTAGGCTCTCAGCCCTTACTTGAATTATCCGTCCTCCCTACAGAAAGAAAGCGATTTTACGCCCTCCCGAAGGAAAACGTTTGGGCCGGCTGGAGCTCGACACGGAGCAAAATGTAGATGATCTCCGCAAATGGGCGAGGTAGGAGGACGTGGTTGGAAGTTTTTTGACACGAGGCCTTGCTCAAAAGACGAGTACTTCAGAGCCCACCAGGAAAAGGATATTGGTTCGCATCTCTATATTGATCCGCGGCGCTTCTATGAAGTTTTCCTTGTCTCCGATTTCAAAGCTGAATGGATGACTGAATCTGTCGAAGCATCATTCGATATTTGCAGATTGACGTAATGCTATGAGGAGTTAGAGTCTTCTGCGGGAAAGACATTTCTTGTAGAGTTTTTTAGATCTTTTTGCTCTACTTTTTCGAGTATTCCTTACATAAGATCTCGGAAGAGCCGATGTTTCCTTCCGTTCCCGGTAAATAGGAATTCTATATCCTCTAGCTCTTCGTGACCTGTTGTGTCTGCCCTCGACTTAGCCGTCATAGAATAGAAAGGTTTCTAACCGTTGAAAAGGATACTTCTAAACGTTAACGGGCGCTCAACCTTCCACTCAAATCCTTTTTACCAGAAGGGAGCTCGCCTGCCACGACATATAAGGGAAAAGGCAATGTGTGGAACTAGATCAAGTTTGATCTGCCACTTACACTGGAAGGGCAAGAACTAATGCTTATGCGTATTCTTCCACGGCATATAGAAGGTTAACTACTCCAACTCGATGGCTGAGAGAAAAGTGAAATCCTAGTTTTCCCTAGAATCCGCTCTTTACTATCCTGCCCCAGGGGGTTTTTCGGAGACATTGAACCCTAGATTTAGAAGCTTTCCCAAACAAACCTTTTGACCAAGAAAAGGCATACCAAAGATTTTTGGAAAGACACATTGAAATGGAAGCTCTCGAACCTATTCCAAAGTAAGTTTAGGATGAGGTTTCCGATCCGGTTGGTGTTCCGACATCCCGAATCGAGGTGGCTCTAAACTTAGGTTTGCCTACCTCTCTAGTTacagagggaggagaggggcttcGTCTTTTTAGGTCTCTGAAAAGCCAGTTGACATGTGCAATCCAATCAAGGAGGCAGTACTTCTGCCTGAGTTCCTCTGGATCCTACTCGTCGGGATTACCGTGCTCCCGCAGGTTGTTCACCATGCGTTCCATAGCACTTTGACTTTATATCTTTTACCATCTTGGAATCATGTAGATGTAGATTGCTTTCATCGCAGGGTCATTCCTGAAGGTGGCTTGTACCAGCTCTTCGTCATCATAAATAGCAAGCCACTCCTTGTTTATTACTCCGCTTTTTCACTCTCTCATTCTTAGTTAACCATTTCATTCTATTGAATCTTTGGTACTTTGAGTTTTGAACAATagttagaatttattattaagcGATCCCCCGCTTTTTGACTTCTTTCTCTCTTTCCTTGGAAAGAACAGTTGTTTATTAAGGCTGCTTTTCTAGAATCTACTTTGAAAGTGGAAAATAGgtctcttcttcaatgaaggcagaaCTATTCACTAAGCCAACAGGTTAGCGAAGGAACTTTTGCCGGTCTTGCTGCTTTAAAGCGAACGAGTCTTCCTTATTCCTATGGTCATTAGAATAACCTATTCATCCTCTTGGCCACTCTGAACTCATAGGTAGCTGTGGTTCGGTTTACCTTCTTTCGCTTTGCCTTGGGTTCGGTGGTAGTAATAGTCCTTCTTTAGCTCGCTCCTCCTTTCTTGGGTTCCCTAACTGTCTGCTATTGCTAAAGCTCAACCTATGCCTCCGGCAAAGGCAAGACGGAAAGCAAGCATTAAGTGAAGAAGCAAGTTCAATTACTCAAACGTTGGAACTTATTGTAAAACACATTCCGTCGCCCAAGTCAGATCATTGCCTACTGGCCACGAGGCTTATGAGGCCAGCGGAGGAGGTGGAGGGAAATGTATGAGATGAGGGATTTGGACTTGCTACACTTACCAGATGTGAGGTAGTGAAATGCTTTCCTTCCATAGCGAACTTTCCCATAGCCGTAGTTCCAGACTCTCCGAAGCCTATGACCAAGAGTAAGGGCACTCAGCAGGCTGCACCGATTAGAGAGAGTACGTCGTCTATTCATTCCACTCATTCCTTAACGTCCAAAGCTAAGAATTCAAAAAGTTAATAGGTGGGTAGGTGTTCTTAGGTTCGTAACATGCCTTTCTCGGAAGCCTTGTTGAATTAATGGCAAGGGAGATATTAGCTTAATGGCTTGGCTATGCTTGAGTCAGCGGAAATCATTTATGACGAATAAAATCAATCAGAGGTAGTTACCTCTCCTGTAGCCGGGTATGAGAGGTCTAGTTCAGTGAGAATAGATAGGGATAGAAAGACCATCCTGGTGCACATGCTATGGGTCTTATTGTTTGTTGGGAAAGCAAGGAAGACTAGCTTTGGCGTGGGAAGCTTACCAATTTATGCGGTGGCTACTCGATTGAGAAGAAAGAGCAGTTGTTACCCGCCTCCACTATTAAGCAGCATGAGCCACTAGACTGACTCGATATCCGTGTGTGGATCCGCCCGAAGGCAGTCGATTGGAAAAGATGAAGACAAGGAAGAGCCATTCTTCATACATAGGAGCGAGTGGTCGAAATGGAAAGCGGACAAACGGAATTCTGTACAACTATAGGGTTCGGTTCTTTCTTCTGTCCCAGGTCCTTTCTTCTCTTGCGGATCTTTCTTACTTTTATTCCTCAGCTCGCTTACAAAAACTACATATTTTTTTTAGATATGGACCCGGGGTTCTCGCTTCTACGCAAGCTATTTCCGAACCTGCCTGCCTTCGGGGAGATGGGTTGGGTCATACGCGGGACCTACCCCGAGGAAGGAGGCTTGAGGCGCGCTAAATACAATTGTTTTATCAACACGGGGTGGAGAAGGCATTGCAATTTCCTGCTTTTATGATTGCTTCGATTCCTCTGATTCTTCTTCTGACAGGAATTACCAATCCTTTATTGGCTATGTCATCCTTTGTTTAGTAGATGTATGGTATGGTATGGTTACTAGGTAGTGTTGCTCGATACCCGAGCTTGCACCAGTATTAGCTGGCTATTCCACTATTGCCAAAAGAATTCTGGCTATTGGCTTTCCAGCTTTCACCTCTCTGCAGCTTCTGGAGCTGCTTAAGCGCTTAACTTCTACCAAAGTGTGGTATACATTGGATGGAATTAGAGTGGGCGTGGCTACCTACATCGGGCAAGAATAGGAGTCGTATTTCGTTTTGTACCACCGAATAAGATAGCGAGAAATCAGATCAAGAATGGAACCTGTGGACCCTCCGACAGTACGAGCCCTTGTTCGCTTGGTTGCTCAACCCCTATCTCCCAGGCTACGACCTATCGCATTGCCTTCGATGAGTCTATATCGGATGGGTGTTCAAGTCTTTTGAAAAACCAGCCCATTCTAGTCTATCTGTCCCACTCTAAAGAAGATAGTGAACCTGAGGTTGTGCTGTCTCCAATCCCACGAGTCCAATAGGAAGAGCTAGTCCTCTAAAGTAAAGTAGGCGAATTATGGCTAAATAAAAGAATTCTTACTTTCACGGCCATCAAACATTCCAAGACATCTCTTCAAGACTATCCGACTCAGCTTTGCGTAGGCAGAGCCAGGAACTAGATCCGTATCCCATGATCAGTAATCTTACAATTACACAACCACCAGATCCTTTAGGTTTGTTCGATCTATCGATAACTGATAGACAGACGCCTTTGACACTTCCTCCAGGTGGAGTTGATTAACATTCTCATGGTTGGTCGATGGAAATAGCAAGACGAGACAGACATGATAATCTGAGAAATATATGTGGTGATCCCTTAAGCAATATCTAAGAATTAAATGTGTCCAAGATTCAATTGATTGGTTGAAGCCAAGGTCTCGAGCTAGTCCATCTTCCTATATGATATTCTTAATAATGCACAGCACCAAGCCAGAAATTGGGGAATGAATTGAATCGATTGCCTTCCTTTCCTGGACTGGACTGAAACTAATAGGCTGCTTCCTCGTCTGTACTTCAACTAGGAGGTTGTTGATATCACTCTAGATTCTCGAAAGGATATTGGATTGATTTCAAATCAAGGAAACTATTGAAATCGGGTAGCGAACCTATTGTTCCTTATTCTTTTGTCCTCCTCGGCTCTAGTTGAACAATGCACACACCCCGCTTTAGCTGCACATAATAAGGTGATCCGTGAGGCGGCTAGCTATTAGTTAGTGCGATGTGCAGTGAAGTGAGAGATCTCTCTACTCTAGTAGACCAGATGAAATAGCTGCAATGACTAATGTTTGATTGGGAAGACAGAATACATACGTTGACGTGCCCAGTCGAGCTACCGTAAGGTAGTCTAGTTAAGGAAAGGAAACCGGCTATTCCCCTCACGCTAAGGGTGCGATTCCTTACTCTCCCACAAGATCACACTAAATACAATAGGTGCGTGATCTACTAGATTCTTATAGAATAAATTTATAACCTTAGTTGATAGACAGGAACCACCATCCCATAACAAAAAAGGGGGGCGAAGGTTATTTTGTACCAATGAAGACGGATTTCTCTCTCGAGCTGCTCAAAGATCTTTAAGTGGCTTACGAGGTAGACTTGATCATGATCCATATCCAACCTTCTCCCATCTGCTTCTATCTCTAAAGATTAGAGTCATCGACGCGATTCCAGTCCAGTGCTGATAAAATCCTGCTGTCCAGTTCGGGAAAGCAAGTGATTGATTAGTTCCATTGGTCTATTGGCTTCAGCTTCCTTTGCGCAAACCAACACCTATTTGGATTCGCTTGAGAAGAGCGCATTCTTGAGATGCTAAGGGCTGGCCAAAGGGTTAACTAAACTAATAagatctcttcttccttctcttttaTGCTTCAGCGAATCGACTTCTTCTCGATGATGGACATTCCACAGGCATTTCTAGAGTAAGATTCATGTGCAGCCTTTCTCGATCGTTTCTTATTCTCGAATAGAAGATGATAAGATGCATACCCCCTCCTCATTAATTACTTATTTCCTCACAGCCTCTTGATGCAAAAAACCTATTCTTTCAAGGAAAAGACCTTTCTAATTCAGTGTAGTTTTTCACTGACTATTCTAGTGTAGTTTGACTCAAGTATACGTTTTCTGAAGTCTCAGATTGCATGCATTTCTTAAACAGTATTGCACACTACTAACTAAAAAACTAGTACTTTACTGACAGGAAGTTAATAAGTATATATTATGCAAACAATCCCTCGCTTGGTAGTTTCCTTTCTTTCCTACCACGCAATCAATCTCTTGCTTACTTAAAACTCTAGTTTTGTCGGACAACCTTGCTTCTTTCTTATAGCAAAGTGCTGAATCCATAAGCTTTTGTCGGAGCCTGCCACCAATCAGTCTAAATTAGTTACTTAATTCCTTAACTACCTAGCTTGCAGAGAATAAAGTAGGCTTTGGCTGAGATACGTAAAGGAGGAATAGTCAACTATACTCCGAATGTGCTTTGAGCAGACAGATATGTAGGTTCCTAGGAAGGAGGTAAGCGCTTGTCTTTCTGATGTCAAGAAGTAAGAAGAGGTAAAACTCCTAAAAAACAACTTGATCTATGTTGAAAGTTTATGTCAGCAAGCAAAGAGATTGCCTAgggcgaaagaaaataaaaaagacaaTAAGAAAATAAGTGTTTCAAGCCTAAGCAAAAGATAGAATGTTGTATTGCCATAACCTATGTACTTAAGCGAACTAGCGAAGAAAGGCGAAGAATGGCTTTGTTCAAGCCCAAGTCAAAATCTATCTCTGATAAAGCATTCAATCTTTCATCTTTATATTCATTATCTGCAAGTTTCGAGTCCTTCTTTGACTTTCTCCTTCCGGCACTTTTTAGTCATAGTAAAGATGTGCTGTAAGGATCAAGAGTGTACCTTATTTGTTTTAAATTCTGCTTCGCTTTCATCAGCCTTATTATGGGTTTGCCTGAGGGCAGCCTTATATTCGATATACTCCCCTCCCTTTAATATTATTCTATTTAATGCAAGAGTAAGGATAGACGTCTTATTCTTCAGTGTTGAGATAGAATGACTGTAGACCCTCTTCTCTCTTTTAGTTAGCATTACTTATTCCAATTCCTAATCTATACCATAAAGCAAAGCCCTTTTTGCGCAAGGTTCTCTCCTACGTATACAATTCTCACTGATGAGAGTAATATGCCAGTAACTATAGAAGACTTTATTATTATTCTAAATAGGCGGCAATAGGTCCATCGAGATAAAGTATGACTAATAAGTAGTAATATAGCTAGTTGCTATACATAGACTTGAAGTCAGGGCTTACTCATCCTAATCTTCTCTTTACTACTTAGTTAAGTTTAGTTAAGTTATAGGATCAGAACGAGATTTTCTTTGATTGCCGTTATAGGAAGTGAGCAAGCAAGCTAGACACGAAAACTCAGGATAGACGCGCTGCTCTTCTAGCTTTGGTTGGAAATAGAAAAGCAAGTTATAGGGCCCATGCTGCATTCCCTCAAATAGCAGTCTTTTTTTTATGTCTAAAGAAAAGTTGCCTATTAATAAGCAGTCTTCCCTCTTTCATAAGGCTCTAACTTGCGTAAGGAATCAAGGAGCTACAGGAGTATACCGCCGAGTACTTACTATCTTGGATAGCTTTTTGCCTTGCAAAGAGCATAGATTCAACTTCAATATATGTAGCTAACTCTCTATTGCTTTATTGCAATCCGCTTCGCGCCACTTACTCGGGACTATATAGTTCTGTCTATAGCTAGTGCTTACTTTTCATAAGGTATAGTTACTGGTCAGATTCTAAGTCACATATAGTTGTAGTGCCTAATCCAAGGCAAGGGGATAAGTGCTTGCATAGGTTAGGTTGAGATAAACTCTATATTTCCAGTCTTTAACGCATCCATTCCTTGGGCTTAAGCATTGTTGAGCTTGACTTGTTCTAGCATAAGCCATCTAGTAGGCCTGTTTAGCATTCTAAGCAGCCGCCTTCCTATACGCATAAAGTGGAGTTATATTAGTACCTCACACCACAATATAAGTCTTATTCTAAGTAGGATCACCCACATTTATTTACTAAGATTTGCTTTATGAAAGTAAATGACACCAGGATAAAGACCTTCTTTTTACCCATAACCTTTCTCTGCAACATTGGAACCAAGATCGGGCTTGGCATAGTTACGAGGTTCCCATTCTATTTAACTAACACTAACTGAAGCTAACCGGAAGCTTTCTTCTCATGCGACTCTTAGATCGAAAAGAGGCTGCTGGACTGGACCACGGCTGAAACTGCCAGGCACGGACTAAAAGCTTTTATCAGGGATTCCCGAGTCAAACGACTACCATACATAGCATAGAGCTGGAAGCTGCACTAGTGTACAGAGAAGACTGGATGTGAACACGGGCGGACATTGGCTATGTATGGGGCACTCACTAATCACTATTAGCAGGAAACAACTAGCAGAAAGAAAGATGAACGCACTTTCACTCCTTGCTCTTCAGCACGTACTCACACGAGGGACTCTCAAATCTCTATTTCAGACCATAATCTTTCGATCCCTTTACCGAAGTGATTGATAGCAGGGCTCCAAAATCATAGGGCTTCTTCTATTTTTAGTGTGAACTCACTTCTATTCTATATCAAGATAGGGGCTTCAGTACTTGGCTGACCGCCCGGTGGAAGACCTGGTTCTACCACACAAGGGCAGCTTTCGTAGTCCAGGATTATTTTCCTCATATGTAATTTCACCTCAATGTGGAAATGTCCGATCTTATTCCAAAATAGAAGGTCTTCATGAAGGTCTGTCTTGTTTCAGGAATATAGGTACCGAAGTTCAATAGCGGTAGGTACCAAGGAGAAGACGAGTCAGGGCCGATTGACAAGACTAGCTAGGCTGACCTTCCAGCCATACTCCATCCAATATCGAATGGAAGTGCTAAAGGTTTCATGTGATGCTGACCTCAATGAACCAGACCTCGAGAATTCGTTCATCCCTTCGCTCCGAGGATTGGTCGAGTACTTGGCCACATGCATGAGTAGGCCTGTTGCCGGGATGTCCCATTAAAAAGGCAGGTCCCATATTTGAAATACAAAAATAAGATCAGATAGCGCTCAAGAGGTTTTTCTCCATACGAGAAATCCTTCACTCGCAGGGAATTCAAATAGATGTGTGGAAGATCATCAAAGAAAGGAAAAAGACTGAATTCGATCCATCTCCTCCCTTTTCTTTAAACCAAGAGCTActcctcccttttctttttttatgtaatTTCAATACGATTTCGTTTGTGTTCATGTTTTCAATTTAGAACCCCACGGAAGTGAATAGAAAAAAGCAAAATACCCCTGTGATACGCCTTCCTTTACCTATTTCTAGATTGATTGATGTTCAATGGAGTGAAACTTGCCATTCCTTCTTTCCTTTGAAATTGTACATTTTTTTGATTATGAACTAATTGTATCCTTTTTGTTCCCATCGAGCTTTCTTGCCTAGTGACTAAGGATTTTCACACTTGTTGTGTCTATAAAAGATTTTCTCATAAAACACTAACAGAAGTGTTAGAGGGATTCACTTTCGATAAGAATCCAAAAGCAAGTTCCCTATACTACCTTCTTTCCCTCCTCTGTTTCTGTCTTTAAGAGGCAGTGCATCCGGCAGGAATCGAACCTACTTTTTGACCCATTTTGCCTTTCTAGGTTGGTGGGCGCTTTCACCATTCAGCCATGGATGCTTTAGCGAGTGAACTAGGTTTTTATTTGAGAGCGAACTAGGTTTTTAGTGGTATTCCTTCTCGAGCTTCTATTTCTTCCGTTAAGGGAGATTCGGGAAAAGATGGAATAGGAAGACGTGTTTCTAGAACGAACAAGATACGGGTAGAGAAGGGGAAGTTAGCAAAGTTAGACAAGATTGGAATGGGCATAGGAACATGTATTGATGTACCAGATCGGCTAATGCTCCCAGGTTGATGCGATGTATTCCACCAGTTGACTGGAGACTTTATTATTGGTATATCGATCGGTCCAGCACGGATTGAAATAGGAGCCGGTTCGACAGGAAGCTTTTGAAAACGCAGTGCACCCAGGTAAATAAGGAACAAGATGAATACAGAAGTTAAACGAGCATCCCACACCCGAAAGGTACCCCACATAGGCCTTCCCCGAAACCCCCCAGTCACTAACGTAAACAAAGTAGAAAAAGCACCAATTTCTGTACCGGTTCCGGAAGAGCGAAGAAAAAGGGGATGTTTTGTTAATGGGAACAAGGAACTGTTTATAGCTGTCGTGATATAAATAACTATACTCATCCGAGCCGCGGGAACATGTACATACGAAATACGAGAATTTCCACCTTGTTGAAGATCTGGTGGTGCTACCCGAAGACTTAAATGAATAGCCATCGCTGTTAAGAATAACCGAGATCCAATGAGAATTTGCGCGTAGCTTTTTGtctttgacataaaaaaataaggTTGTAATAACGAAACTGACATTTTATTTTCCTTGCCTTGCAAGTGGAACAAGAAAGACTATATAGTTATTTTGATTCTATAAACAATCAAAGGATTTCGCATGCTTTCCATGGAATGACGGAATTCCCCTTGCTTAGTTTTCGCTCCGCTCGTGCGTGGCACTCCTTGCTTGCGGAGCGGCATATCAGAAAAAGAAGGATTGACTTTCTATACGGGCCCGTCCCCTCTTACCCCTAACTAACAATTATGCTGCTCTCGCCTTTTTGTAATCTTATGTTTCAAAAATGCACTACTAATTTTTACGGCCTCCTTAGTCACCCTATCCACTCTCGTCCTGTTTTCGGGTTCCCTTTCAGGGGATGAGGATATttcgatgatttctccctccgtaGGTGGAAAACACGTGGGTGAGTAGAGTCTGTGCTTTGCTTTTGGGGGCACCGGCAAGAAGATTCTCGGCCACCCTACTCTGACTTGATTAGCTACTAGTAACTAGGATCGTTCAAACAGTCAGT
This window contains:
- the LOC123127452 gene encoding putative cytochrome c biosynthesis ccmC-like mitochondrial protein — its product is MSVSLLQPYFFMSKTKSYAQILIGSRLFLTAMAIHLSLRVAPPDLQQGGNSRISYVHVPAARMSIVIYITTAINSSLFPLTKHPLFLRSSGTGTEIGAFSTLFTLVTGGFRGRPMWGTFRVWDARLTSVFILFLIYLGALRFQKLPVEPAPISIRAGPIDIPIIKSPVNWWNTSHQPGSISRSGTSIHVPMPIPILSNFANFPFSTRILFVLETRLPIPSFPESPLTEEIEAREGIPLKT